A single Chlamydia suis DNA region contains:
- the dnaG gene encoding DNA primase encodes MYYTEESLETLKHSIDIVSVLSEYVHLKRSGADYKACCPFHDEKTPSFIVYPTRGHYHCYGCGAHGDAINFLMKQQGYSFSEAVLFLAKKFHVDLVVKTKIQEPSSKDSKECLRRINKEAERFFQYCLLHLPEGEEALAYLYKRGFSPDTVDRFQIGYAPEQKLFVRAMEERGISVKQLEWAGYLSKDWFLFAQRIMFPIQDSLGYTIGFSSRRFKEGGRGGKYINSPETILFKKSRVLYGLQFSRKRIAKERRVILVEGQADCLQMIDFGFNCTLAAQGTSFTETHVKELVKLGVSKAYLLFDGDAAGEKASLRVGDLCQTAGITAIVCRLPSGQDPDSFLMQKGPEELRELLDRGEDYLSFLVWHKIRSYEQFTPREKARVVEEVIQQVRHWGSPITIHEYLKQLASLVKVPEPAVFSYLSSITSAEEKGKKAVAKKEPSDHGSSSETPPEKKVSKKISPGMILEADVIRCLLFAKPEEEFVPATVKHYLSPEQFHCAEYRSIFVMAMNHYNERQALPSMDDMMALAWGTEAMSLLVDRRMNTELMRDIVVQSIQKLLDKHWRDKKRKLCQQTGKGLDSLQEYVRLTEERVTVSLVFDKESFNL; translated from the coding sequence ATGTATTACACAGAAGAGAGCTTAGAGACTCTAAAGCACAGTATCGATATTGTTAGCGTTCTTAGTGAATACGTGCATCTGAAGCGTAGTGGGGCGGATTATAAGGCATGCTGCCCTTTTCATGATGAGAAAACTCCATCGTTTATTGTGTACCCAACTAGAGGACATTACCATTGCTATGGATGTGGGGCACATGGTGATGCGATCAACTTTCTTATGAAGCAACAGGGGTATTCATTTTCGGAAGCTGTACTTTTTCTAGCTAAAAAGTTTCATGTTGACCTTGTTGTTAAAACAAAAATTCAAGAGCCCTCTAGCAAAGATTCGAAAGAATGTCTGCGTCGCATTAACAAGGAGGCTGAACGTTTTTTCCAATATTGTTTATTGCATTTGCCGGAAGGAGAAGAAGCATTAGCTTATTTATATAAGCGAGGGTTTTCTCCAGATACTGTAGACCGTTTTCAGATAGGGTACGCTCCTGAGCAAAAATTGTTTGTCCGAGCAATGGAAGAGAGGGGGATCTCTGTAAAACAGTTGGAGTGGGCAGGATATCTATCTAAAGATTGGTTTTTATTTGCTCAAAGAATCATGTTCCCTATTCAAGATTCCTTGGGTTATACAATCGGTTTTTCTTCTAGAAGATTTAAAGAAGGGGGACGAGGTGGAAAATATATTAATTCTCCAGAGACTATTTTATTTAAAAAATCTCGAGTATTGTATGGGTTGCAATTTTCGCGTAAACGCATAGCTAAAGAACGCAGGGTGATTTTAGTTGAAGGCCAGGCCGATTGTTTGCAAATGATCGATTTTGGTTTTAATTGTACTTTAGCTGCTCAAGGGACTTCTTTTACAGAGACCCATGTGAAAGAGCTTGTAAAATTGGGGGTCTCTAAAGCGTATTTGCTATTTGATGGGGATGCTGCTGGGGAGAAGGCTTCGTTGCGAGTTGGAGATCTTTGCCAGACAGCAGGGATTACCGCGATAGTTTGTCGGCTCCCTTCTGGGCAGGATCCAGATTCTTTTTTAATGCAGAAGGGGCCAGAAGAGCTACGGGAGTTATTAGATAGAGGAGAGGATTATCTTTCGTTTCTTGTCTGGCATAAGATTCGTTCTTATGAGCAGTTCACTCCTAGGGAAAAGGCTCGAGTAGTAGAAGAGGTAATTCAACAGGTTCGGCATTGGGGAAGCCCTATTACCATTCATGAATACCTTAAACAATTAGCTTCTTTGGTTAAAGTGCCAGAACCTGCAGTTTTTAGTTATCTTTCCTCTATTACGTCTGCTGAAGAGAAAGGAAAAAAGGCTGTAGCGAAAAAGGAGCCTTCTGATCATGGGTCTTCTTCAGAAACCCCTCCAGAAAAGAAAGTTTCAAAAAAAATTTCTCCAGGAATGATTCTAGAAGCAGACGTAATCCGGTGTTTGTTATTTGCTAAACCCGAAGAGGAGTTTGTGCCAGCAACTGTGAAGCACTATCTTTCTCCTGAACAGTTTCATTGTGCAGAATATCGATCTATCTTTGTCATGGCTATGAATCACTACAATGAAAGACAGGCATTGCCTTCTATGGATGATATGATGGCTTTGGCTTGGGGGACTGAAGCGATGTCGCTTCTTGTGGACAGACGTATGAATACGGAACTTATGCGGGATATTGTTGTACAATCGATTCAAAAATTATTAGACAAGCATTGGCGAGATAAAAAACGAAAATTATGCCAGCAGACAGGGAAAGGATTGGATTCTTTGCAAGAATATGTTCGCCTTACTGAGGAGAGGGTTACAGTCTCTCTGGTTTTTGATAAAGAATCCTTTAATCTTTAA
- a CDS encoding glycine--tRNA ligase has translation MSSQPLTLQAMIAAILRFWSEQGCIIHQGYDLEVGAGTFNPATFLHALGPEPFKTAYVEPSRRPQDGRYGQHPNRLQKYHQLQVILKPVPENFLSLYLESLKVIGLHLVDHDIRFVHDDWENPTIGAWGLGWEVWLNGMEITQLTYFQAVGSKPLDAISGEITYGVERIAMYLQKKNSVYDVMWNDSLTYGDITRHAEQVWSQYNFETANTSMWLKHFEDFAAEALATLDQGLPLPAYDFVIKASHAFNMLDSRGVISVTERTRYIAKIRQLARAVADKYVMWRESLGFPLLKTLPSSPKATPRPIPHVSQNEDFLLEIGSEELPASFVPIGIQQLESLAKKLLAEHNISYEHLEVLGTPRRLALRIQGLSHVTIRPETEKKGPPLSLLFEENGSLSSQGEQFFASHGLSISHRSALDQSSTVCRVRSIKGIDYLFLVIPEERKETASILAHELPLLIQAIQFPKKMTWDNGGVEYARPIRWLVALYGDQILPFSLGFVASGNLSWGHRQLDNRQLTISSSKAYIDTLREACVIVSHKERRSIIEQGLQNFTGNQTEAIAPEHLIEENVFLTEHPFVICAQFDPDFCSLPKELLIAEMIQHQRYFPIQNLEGQITNRFLIVCDNSPTDIMIEGNEKALAPRLTDGNFLFKLDLQTPLDSFVKKLESVTYFDALGSLAEKTARLKKHLEEAFPLLPLCAKEDIDIAIHYCKADLVSSVVNEFPELQGVMGKYYLQNAALPKAAAIAIGEHLQHITLGSNISTTGALLSILDRADNLLSCFILGLCPTSSRDPYALRRQSLEILTLLHTTQSSVDIVELFSRLIRHFPCNLPNVEWSPDEVLHKLCSFVWGRLKTILSSLGFAKDIIALVLTEQSPKNPLIIIQSALAIQELKNTQTLETIAATHNRLKKILASLSFSITESVFSLQTLEDVSFKQALENFTKETASLPISSREYLYHLKDLSQSTEAFLDSVRVADDNENIRNQRIALLVDAQKCFGFYAWDVL, from the coding sequence ATGTCCTCACAACCTTTAACTCTTCAAGCCATGATAGCGGCCATTCTACGTTTTTGGAGCGAACAAGGATGCATCATTCATCAAGGATATGATTTGGAAGTTGGGGCGGGGACATTCAACCCTGCTACCTTTCTTCACGCCCTAGGCCCGGAACCTTTTAAAACAGCTTATGTTGAACCGTCTCGACGTCCGCAGGACGGCCGTTATGGACAACATCCTAATCGCCTACAAAAATACCACCAATTGCAGGTCATCCTTAAACCTGTCCCCGAAAATTTTCTCTCTCTTTATCTAGAGTCTCTCAAAGTCATTGGCTTACATTTAGTTGACCACGACATTCGTTTCGTCCACGACGACTGGGAAAATCCTACGATTGGAGCCTGGGGGCTGGGATGGGAGGTATGGTTAAATGGCATGGAAATTACCCAACTCACCTATTTCCAAGCTGTAGGAAGTAAACCGCTAGATGCGATTAGCGGAGAAATTACTTACGGTGTTGAGCGGATCGCTATGTATCTGCAGAAAAAAAATTCTGTCTATGACGTGATGTGGAATGATTCCTTAACCTATGGGGATATTACTCGCCATGCAGAACAAGTCTGGAGTCAATATAATTTTGAGACCGCCAACACCTCCATGTGGTTAAAACATTTTGAAGACTTCGCTGCCGAAGCTTTGGCTACATTAGATCAAGGCCTCCCTCTCCCTGCTTATGATTTTGTCATTAAAGCCTCCCATGCATTTAATATGCTTGACTCTAGAGGAGTGATTTCTGTTACCGAGCGCACGCGCTACATTGCTAAGATTCGCCAATTAGCACGCGCTGTTGCAGATAAATACGTAATGTGGAGAGAATCTCTCGGATTCCCTCTTCTTAAAACGCTTCCTTCCTCTCCGAAGGCAACACCTAGACCGATTCCTCATGTCAGCCAAAATGAAGACTTTTTGCTGGAAATTGGAAGTGAAGAACTCCCTGCATCCTTTGTTCCCATTGGAATTCAACAACTTGAATCTTTAGCCAAAAAACTTCTCGCGGAACATAACATCTCCTATGAGCACTTGGAAGTACTGGGAACTCCTCGACGATTAGCTTTACGTATACAAGGCCTGAGCCATGTAACCATTCGTCCGGAAACAGAGAAAAAAGGGCCTCCCCTCTCCCTATTATTTGAAGAGAACGGATCCCTGTCTTCTCAAGGAGAACAGTTCTTTGCCTCTCACGGATTATCCATTTCTCATCGAAGTGCTCTAGATCAATCTTCTACCGTCTGCCGCGTCCGTTCCATTAAAGGGATCGATTACCTATTTCTTGTCATACCCGAAGAGCGTAAAGAAACCGCTTCTATTCTTGCGCACGAACTTCCTTTATTGATTCAGGCGATCCAGTTCCCCAAAAAAATGACTTGGGATAACGGAGGCGTCGAATATGCTCGACCCATTCGTTGGTTAGTTGCTTTATATGGAGATCAAATTCTTCCTTTTTCTCTAGGATTCGTTGCATCCGGTAACCTTTCTTGGGGACACCGACAGCTAGATAACCGTCAGTTAACCATCTCATCTAGCAAAGCCTACATCGATACATTGCGAGAGGCCTGCGTGATCGTTTCTCACAAAGAACGTCGATCTATTATTGAGCAGGGGCTGCAAAATTTCACAGGAAATCAAACCGAAGCCATAGCTCCAGAGCATCTCATAGAAGAAAACGTCTTTCTAACAGAGCATCCTTTTGTGATCTGCGCCCAATTTGATCCAGATTTCTGTTCTCTTCCTAAAGAACTGTTAATAGCGGAAATGATTCAGCACCAACGTTATTTCCCTATTCAAAACTTAGAAGGCCAAATAACCAATCGATTTTTAATTGTTTGTGATAACTCTCCGACCGATATCATGATTGAGGGGAATGAAAAGGCCTTGGCGCCACGTCTAACGGATGGAAATTTCCTATTTAAGCTTGATCTCCAAACTCCTCTGGACTCTTTTGTAAAGAAACTAGAGTCCGTCACGTATTTTGATGCCTTGGGGAGTTTAGCAGAGAAAACAGCTCGCTTGAAAAAGCATTTAGAAGAAGCCTTCCCGCTTCTCCCTTTATGTGCAAAAGAAGATATCGACATTGCCATACACTATTGCAAAGCAGATCTCGTATCTTCCGTGGTCAATGAGTTTCCCGAATTACAAGGAGTTATGGGGAAATACTACCTGCAAAATGCAGCTCTACCTAAAGCCGCAGCAATAGCTATCGGGGAACATCTGCAGCACATTACCCTAGGTTCCAACATCTCAACAACAGGAGCTTTGTTAAGTATTCTTGACCGAGCAGACAATCTACTCTCCTGTTTTATTCTTGGACTGTGCCCCACATCTTCCCGAGATCCTTATGCTTTGCGCAGGCAATCGCTAGAGATTCTCACCCTGCTCCACACAACACAGAGTTCTGTAGACATAGTTGAGCTATTTTCTCGCCTTATTCGACATTTCCCTTGTAATCTTCCCAATGTGGAGTGGTCGCCTGATGAAGTCCTGCACAAACTCTGTTCTTTTGTTTGGGGACGATTAAAAACTATTTTATCCTCTCTAGGATTTGCCAAAGACATTATTGCTTTAGTCCTTACTGAACAAAGCCCGAAAAATCCTTTAATCATTATCCAAAGCGCTCTGGCGATCCAGGAACTTAAGAACACGCAAACTCTAGAAACCATTGCAGCCACACACAATCGGCTGAAAAAAATTCTAGCCTCTTTGTCGTTCTCTATTACAGAATCCGTATTCTCTCTACAAACTTTAGAAGATGTTTCTTTCAAACAAGCTTTGGAGAATTTTACAAAAGAAACAGCCTCTCTTCCAATTAGCTCCAGAGAGTACCTGTATCATCTAAAAGATTTGTCTCAAAGCACCGAAGCCTTTTTAGACTCTGTACGTGTTGCGGATGACAATGAAAATATTCGGAATCAACGCATAGCGTTGCTAGTAGACGCTCAAAAATGTTTTGGTTTTTATGCTTGGGATGTTCTCTAA
- the pgsA gene encoding CDP-diacylglycerol--glycerol-3-phosphate 3-phosphatidyltransferase — MRVSLPNCLTVFRLFITPIFMILYLKGRWFGLSATVLPYVLLFLLVMAEITDAVDGYIARKFSQVTDLGKLLDPMADSVYRISLYLTFTQPPVNLPLILVFIFLARDSVTSTLRMLCASRGQVLAARTSGKLKAILQAISFFFIIFAMFFCAKGIISTDDLEFFATIVVSLVAFYSVCSGVEYIWVNKNHLLQKNDSLDSES, encoded by the coding sequence ATGAGAGTGAGCTTACCAAACTGCCTGACAGTTTTTCGTCTATTCATCACACCGATTTTTATGATTCTTTATTTGAAAGGGAGATGGTTTGGTCTATCCGCAACAGTTTTGCCTTACGTTTTACTCTTTTTGCTCGTTATGGCTGAAATTACGGATGCTGTGGATGGATATATTGCGAGGAAATTTTCCCAGGTGACGGACCTAGGGAAGCTTCTAGATCCTATGGCAGATAGTGTGTATCGTATTTCGCTCTATCTGACGTTCACACAACCTCCTGTAAATCTTCCTCTCATACTTGTTTTTATTTTTTTAGCTAGAGATTCAGTGACAAGTACTTTGCGTATGTTGTGTGCGAGTCGAGGACAAGTGTTAGCTGCCAGAACAAGTGGAAAGTTAAAAGCTATTCTTCAGGCTATCAGTTTCTTTTTCATTATTTTTGCCATGTTTTTCTGTGCTAAAGGGATTATCTCTACGGATGATTTAGAGTTTTTTGCCACGATTGTCGTTTCTTTGGTCGCGTTTTACTCTGTGTGCTCTGGAGTAGAATATATTTGGGTAAATAAAAATCATTTATTACAGAAAAATGACTCGCTAGATAGCGAGTCATAG
- the glgA gene encoding glycogen synthase GlgA — MKIIHTAIEFAPVIKAGGLGDALYGLAKALAANHTTEVVIPLYPQLFTSLQEQDLCSVQKISYFFAGEQEATAFSYFHEGIKITLLKLDSQPELFEEAKTIYTNDDAFRFCAFSAAAAAYIQKEGADIVHLHDWHVGLVAGLLKQQPCPQLQKIVLTLHNFGYRGYTTREILEASSLNEFYLSHYQLFRDPQTCVLLKGALYCSDFVTTVSPTYAKEILQDYSDYEIHDAVTARQHHLRGILNGIDPAIWGPETDPNLAKNYSKELFENPPAFFEAKAENKKALYETLGLSLEKSPCLCIISRIAEQKGPEFMKQAILHAMENAYTVIIIGTCYGERLQEEFSNLQESLATSPNVRILLTYSDALARQIFAAADMICIPSMFEPCGLTQMIGMRYGTVPLVRATGGLADTVTHGVNGFSFYNPHDFHEFRNMLSEAVDTYRNKRDKWECIVRACLEFSSDLETAANKYVEIYKQ; from the coding sequence ATGAAGATTATTCACACAGCCATCGAATTTGCTCCGGTCATCAAAGCCGGAGGCCTGGGAGACGCACTATACGGACTAGCAAAAGCTTTAGCAGCTAATCATACCACGGAAGTAGTTATCCCTTTATACCCCCAACTATTTACTTCGCTCCAGGAACAGGATCTTTGCTCCGTTCAAAAAATTTCCTATTTTTTTGCTGGAGAACAGGAAGCCACTGCCTTCTCTTATTTTCATGAAGGGATTAAGATAACTCTACTCAAATTGGACTCGCAGCCGGAATTATTTGAAGAAGCCAAAACAATCTATACAAATGATGATGCGTTTCGTTTTTGTGCTTTTTCTGCCGCTGCTGCAGCTTACATTCAAAAAGAAGGTGCTGACATTGTTCACTTGCATGATTGGCATGTTGGATTAGTCGCCGGATTACTCAAACAACAACCCTGCCCTCAGCTACAAAAAATCGTTCTTACCTTACACAACTTTGGTTACCGAGGGTATACAACACGAGAAATATTAGAGGCTTCGTCTCTAAATGAATTTTATCTGAGCCACTACCAACTATTTCGAGATCCACAAACCTGTGTCTTATTAAAAGGAGCTTTGTATTGTTCGGACTTTGTGACCACTGTCTCTCCCACATATGCTAAAGAAATCCTTCAAGATTACTCAGACTATGAGATCCACGATGCCGTTACTGCTAGACAACACCATCTTCGAGGAATCTTAAATGGAATAGACCCTGCGATCTGGGGGCCAGAAACCGATCCGAATTTAGCGAAAAACTATAGCAAAGAACTTTTTGAAAACCCTCCTGCCTTCTTTGAAGCAAAAGCAGAAAACAAAAAAGCTCTTTATGAAACCTTAGGGCTTTCTTTAGAAAAATCTCCTTGTTTATGCATCATTTCTAGAATCGCGGAGCAAAAGGGCCCGGAGTTCATGAAGCAGGCGATCCTTCACGCCATGGAAAATGCTTATACTGTGATCATCATAGGAACGTGTTATGGAGAGCGACTGCAGGAAGAATTCTCTAATCTACAAGAATCTTTAGCAACCTCCCCAAATGTGCGCATTCTTTTAACCTATAGTGATGCACTAGCGCGGCAAATTTTCGCTGCAGCAGACATGATCTGCATTCCCTCTATGTTTGAACCTTGCGGACTTACTCAAATGATTGGTATGCGCTATGGAACAGTGCCATTAGTAAGAGCAACAGGAGGATTAGCAGACACAGTGACTCATGGAGTCAATGGTTTTTCTTTCTATAACCCTCATGATTTCCACGAATTCCGCAACATGCTTTCGGAGGCTGTTGACACCTACCGCAACAAGCGAGACAAGTGGGAATGCATCGTCCGCGCATGCTTAGAGTTTTCCTCTGATTTAGAGACCGCTGCCAATAAATACGTAGAAATTTACAAACAGTAA
- a CDS encoding 50S ribosomal protein L25/general stress protein Ctc, producing MELVVQRRETDKKSVIKKIRQQGGIPAVLYSGGKSLANIVVDAHVFNKFLSTLESGALASTVFTLSYEGREIKALVKDIQYHVTTYDVIHLDFEELVEDREVRLNIPIRCINTVDCVGVKLGGSLRQVIRCVRVACKPKDIVPFLELDVQSLGLSQTLKLSDICIPEGIRPVKSLKEVVVTVARR from the coding sequence ATGGAACTCGTAGTTCAACGTCGTGAGACTGATAAGAAGTCTGTTATTAAAAAAATCCGTCAGCAGGGTGGAATTCCAGCTGTTCTTTATTCCGGTGGAAAAAGCTTAGCCAATATTGTTGTTGATGCGCATGTTTTCAATAAGTTTCTTTCAACTTTAGAGAGTGGAGCTTTGGCGTCTACAGTCTTTACTCTTTCTTACGAAGGACGAGAAATCAAGGCTTTAGTTAAAGACATTCAGTATCATGTAACGACTTACGATGTGATACATCTTGATTTTGAAGAATTAGTAGAAGATCGCGAAGTTCGTTTGAATATTCCTATTCGCTGCATCAATACAGTGGACTGTGTTGGGGTGAAATTAGGGGGATCTTTGAGACAGGTGATTCGTTGCGTGCGCGTTGCTTGTAAGCCTAAGGATATTGTTCCATTTTTAGAATTGGATGTGCAATCTTTAGGACTTTCTCAGACATTAAAACTGTCGGATATTTGCATCCCAGAGGGGATTAGACCGGTTAAATCTCTCAAAGAAGTTGTAGTAACAGTAGCTCGACGATAA
- the pth gene encoding aminoacyl-tRNA hydrolase, which produces MVKLVVGIGNPGRQYVWTRHNIGFLLLDFLASRFSCEFRETPRLFASFVKVDTANGAVILIKPTTYVNLTGKAVLAAKKFFSISVEDILVVADDINREFGSIRFRQDCGSGGHNGVKHTTQSLQTNHYWQLRLGVGRPSPQAEGVADYVLSNFSCNEKEQLNDFLEKGVEEILPWIGF; this is translated from the coding sequence ATGGTGAAGCTGGTTGTTGGCATAGGAAATCCTGGAAGACAGTATGTCTGGACAAGACACAATATAGGATTTCTTCTGTTGGACTTTCTGGCTTCTCGCTTTTCTTGCGAGTTTCGCGAAACTCCGCGTCTTTTTGCTTCGTTTGTGAAGGTGGATACAGCAAACGGAGCAGTTATTCTTATCAAACCCACAACTTATGTGAATCTTACAGGTAAAGCTGTTCTCGCTGCTAAAAAGTTTTTCTCTATTTCTGTAGAAGATATCCTCGTTGTTGCAGACGATATAAATAGGGAGTTCGGCTCTATACGCTTTCGACAGGATTGTGGTTCTGGAGGGCATAATGGAGTTAAGCATACCACGCAGTCTTTGCAAACTAATCATTACTGGCAATTACGGCTTGGGGTAGGAAGACCTAGTCCTCAGGCAGAAGGAGTTGCTGATTACGTGCTGTCTAATTTTTCTTGTAATGAAAAAGAGCAATTAAATGATTTTTTAGAAAAAGGCGTAGAAGAAATCTTGCCTTGGATAGGTTTTTAA
- the rpsF gene encoding 30S ribosomal protein S6, whose protein sequence is MKKKTGQLYEGAYVFSVTLSEDARRKALEKVTSGITNYGGEVLKIHDQGRKKLAYTIRGAREGYYYFIYFTVAPEAIAELWREYHLNEDLLRFMTLKATAVKEVLEFATLPE, encoded by the coding sequence ATGAAAAAAAAAACAGGCCAACTTTATGAGGGAGCCTATGTTTTTAGCGTGACGTTGAGTGAAGACGCTAGACGTAAGGCTTTAGAAAAAGTTACCTCTGGAATTACCAACTATGGTGGCGAAGTTCTGAAAATTCACGATCAGGGGCGCAAAAAATTAGCTTACACAATTCGTGGAGCTAGAGAGGGTTATTACTATTTCATTTACTTCACAGTAGCCCCAGAAGCCATTGCCGAATTGTGGAGAGAGTATCATTTAAACGAAGATCTTCTTCGATTTATGACTCTTAAAGCAACCGCTGTTAAAGAAGTTTTAGAATTTGCTACATTGCCAGAATAA